The following are encoded together in the Thunnus albacares chromosome 7, fThuAlb1.1, whole genome shotgun sequence genome:
- the fanci gene encoding Fanconi anemia group I protein isoform X3: MLIMKAEMDKIVSLSDGDRTAELQKYLSSLTDDQLITVITNSALKGKKIGTMIKGIFKGSPPSSSEGSNRRLLLYQHCIPLCESGDLQTEVAADIIGLLMLETHTLSGASLAQLASLFVDAIKVGKMGSGKSLELFPTVLTALAACEALSYGKGELSGEEYKKQLINSLCASRWDPQCVIHLTTMFRDVPLSPEELQFLVEKVLRMFSKLDLQEIPPLVYQLLLLSAKGCKKQVLDGIISYFKVQDLRQEEEQKHGESLDLEVQSIPQDQLRHVEGTAILHIVFAIRLDHELGREFLKSFKTSYGDLCPFSVALLLSVARIQRYEEQVFEVLKGAIIKSFKDEQLQQGSKFLQDLLPGHCSVAQMILDTVKNSVFGWDHVTQGLVQLGFFLMDTFGPKPGPFGKTTEGSATVARTPTQLACKLGGRVLLQGFKMHEPIRGEILEQVLNRLVTKTASPVSHYLDLFSDIVVSAPMILLESSSKVTETFDHLSYLPLATVQGLLKAVQPLLKVSMSLKDALILVLRKAMFSSQLDGRKSAVTGFLLLLKNFKVLGSLASSQCSQAVSSSQVQVDVHSRYNSAANEAFCLEILSSLRRCLGQQADVRLMLYEGFYDVLRRNSQLASSIMQTLFSQLRRYYEPEQDLLPPVKLEPCITAHGEQVYLQEPLGHLVSCTVHCLLWLQNVHRSANLNAGDSDDDEEEEEGYQSELQTILESMTRRMIKSELEDFELDKSAEFSMGSSVGVKNNIYAVLVMGVYEVLMEYNYIKANYSKSHFEELIELFNRYHKLSEILKEKSGKGRVPSNKTPRSLLSVGFVSTLLTVLFRDSTQSREEALSVLRSNGEFVRYSVNVAVQKIQQLEETGHTDGPDGQNADKTFSFLCDMTSVLMWRYTNIPSVVEDGGKKEKRCSLSLLCLEGLLRIFTTCQQRYPDKMAQLLSTMEISEDDAEPDDGNVTEINFFYIRQFQRALFAQISRGEEEFNSKEAQLLVSILSVLSRQLKPSSQQFVQMITWTLKICKETSFEDSAFSKGLLSLLFSLHVLYKSPVSLLLDLCRDIHSQLGDIDQDVEVEKQSHFAIVNMKTATTATLLVLSQVGKVLDEVDWLIARKKSQTASDKAGSEEATQTAGQQDPVEKAVTLQLGTLLTALNELVQTALLPGTCTITLLRELSRTYTILTTLVKYYIQVCSSQHCALPARIEKLVKLSGSHLTPQCYSFITFAQNGEFGGGDDKKRKKRGEVNTAASAKLLRETKAIPNLIFSIEQYEKYLITLSKKSKVNLMQYMKLSTSRDFRINAATLDAALQEQDDSQETTELQDAEETQEPKQKKRKQ, translated from the exons AT GTTGATCATGAAGGCTGAAATGGATAAAATCGTCTCACTGTCAGATGGAGACAGAACTGCCGAACTTCAAAAATACCTGTCCTCCCTTACAGATGACCAG CTAATCACTGTTATTACCAATAGCGCACTAAAGGGTAAGAAGATCGGTACCATGATTAAAGGCATATTTAAAG GCTCTCCACCCAGTTCCTCTGAGGGGTCAAACCGCAGACTCCTGCTTTATCAACACTGCATCCCCCTGTGTGAGTCTGGTGACCTCCAGACTGAGGTGGCAGCTGATATCATTGGACTGCTGATGCTTGAG ACTCACACATTGTCTGGAGCCTCTCTTGCACAACTGGCATCTCTTTTTGTTGACGCCATTAAGGTGGGAAAAATGGGCAGTGGGAAATCCTTGGAGCTATTTCCTACTGTGCTTACTGCTCTGGCAGCCTGTGAAGCCTTGTCATATGGCAAAG GTGAACTCAGTGGTGAGGAATACAAGAAACAGCTAATCAACAGCCTCTGTGCAAGCAG atgGGACCCACAATGTGTTATCCACCTGACGACCATGTTCAG GGACGTGCCCCTGTCACCAGAGGAGCTGCAGTTCCTGGTGGAGAAAGTACTGCGGATGTTCAGCAAATTAGATCTGCAAGAGATCCCGCCTCTAGTTTACCAGCTGCTGTTGTTATCAGcaaag GGTTGTAAGAAACAGGTCCTGGACGGAATCATCAGTTATTTTAAGGTGCAAGACCTTCGccaggaagaggagcagaaacATGGAGA GAGCCTGGATCTAGAGGTTCAGTCCATTCCACAGGACCAGCTAAGGCATGTGGAGGGCACTGCTATCCTCCACATAGTCTTTGCTATAAGACTCGACCATGAACTCGGGAGAGAATTCCTTAAAAGCTTTAAG acatcTTATGGGGACCTATGCCCTTTCAGCGTCGCCCTGTTGCTCTCGGTGGCACGTATCCAGCGTTACGAGGAGCAG GTTTTCGAGGTTTTGAAGGGGGCAATCATCAAGAGCTTCAAGGAcgagcagctgcagcaggggTCAAAGTTCCTGCAGGACCTCCTGCCTGGGCACTGTAGCGTCGCTCAGATGATACTAGACACAGTGAAGAACAG TGTGTTTGGTTGGGACCATGTGACTCAGGGGCTGGTGCAGCTGGGCTTCTTCCTCATGGACACATTTGGACCCAAACCTGGACCATTTGGCAAGACCACAGAAGGGTCCGCTACTGTAGCCAGGACCCCCACGCAGCTGGCATGTAAGCTTGGAGGTCGGGTGCTCTTGCAGGGCTTCAAG ATGCACGAGCCCATCCGAGGCGAGATATTGGAGCAAGTTCTGAATCGACTGGTCACAAAGACAGCCTCACCTGTCAGTCATTACTTAG ACCTTTTCTCTGACATTGTGGTCTCTGCTCCCATGATCCTCCTGGAGTCGTCATCAAAGGTGACAGAGACATTTGACCACCTGTCATACCTGCCCTTGGCAACTGTTCAGGGCCTACTAAAAGCTGTGCAG CCTCTGCTCAAGGTCAGCATGTCCTTGAAAGATGCCTTGATTCTAGTTCTCCGCAAGGCCATGTTTTCCAG CCAACTGGATGGAAGGAAATCTGCAGTGACTGGCTTCTTGTTGCTGCTGAAGAACTTCAAAGTGTTGGGCAGCTTGGCCTCGAGCCAGTGTAGCCAGGCAGTCTCCTCCAGCCAG GTCCAAGTAGACGTTCATTCTCGCTACAACTCTGCTGCCAATGAAGCGTTCTGTCTGGAGATCCTCAGCAGCCTGCGTCGCTGCCTGGGCCAGCAGGCTGATGTTCGCCTTATGCTCTATGAG GGTTTCTATGATGTTCTCCGTCGTAACTCCCAACTTGCAAGCTCCATCATGCAGACCCTTTTCTCACAG CTAAGGAGATACTACGAACCTGAACAAGACCTCCTGCCCCCCGTCAAACTGGAACCATGCATCACTGCTCATGGAGAGCAAGTCTACCTCCAGGAGCCACTG GGCCATCTGGTGAGCTGTACTGTCCACTGCCTGCTGTGGCTTCAAAACGTGCACCGATCAGCAAACCTCAACGCTGGTGACAGCGATgacgatgaggaggaggaggagggatacCAGTCTGAACTCCAGACAATCCTAGAGAGCATGACAAGACGCATGATCAAGAGTGAACTTGAGGACTTTGAACTG GACAAGTCAGCAGAGTTCTCCATGGGATCCAGTGTTGGGGTGAAGAATAATATCTATGCTGTGCTGGTGATGGGAGTGTATGAGGTCCTTATGGAGTACAACTATATTAAAGCCAATTACAG TAAAAGCCACTTTGAGGAGCTCATTGAGTTGTTCAATCGCTACCACAAGCTGTCTGAGATCCTGAAGGAGAAATCTGGAAAGGGTCGAGTGCCCTCGAACAAGACCCCTCGCAGTTTACTCTCTGTGGGCTTCGTATCAACTCTCCTCACTGTGCTCTTCAG agaCAGCactcagagcagagaggaggctCTTTCAGTGCTGCGCTCAAATGGAGAATTTGTGCGTTATTCAGTAAATGTGGCTGTGCAGAAGATCCAGCAGCTGGAGGAAACTGGACACACAGACGGCCCAGATGGACAGAACGCAGACAAGACTTTCAGCTTCCTCTGTGACATGACAAG TGTGCTGATGTGGCGCTACACCAACATCCCCAGCGTGGTGGAGGACggagggaagaaggagaagcGGTGCAGTCTGTCCTTGCTCTGTCTGGAGGGTCTGCTCAGGATCTTCACAACCTGCCAGCAGCGTTACCCAGACAAGATGGCCCAGCTCCTCTCTACCATGG AAATCTCCGAGGACGATGCCGAGCCAGACGACGGCAACGTCACAGAGATCAACTTCTTTTACATCAGACAGTTTCAG AGGGCGCTGTTCGCTCAGATAAGTAGGGGAGAGGAGGAATTTAACAGCAAAGAGGCTCAGCTGTTGGTCAGCATTTTGAGCGTACTCTCACGCCAGCTAAAGCCCTCCTCCCAACAG TTTGTTCAGATGATCACATGGACTCTGAAAATCTGCAAGGAGACCAGTTTTG aGGATTCTGCTTTCTCCAAGGGGCTGCTCTCACTTCTCTTCAGCCTGCATGTTCTCTATAAGAGCCCTGTGAGCCTGTTGCTGGATCTCTGCCGAGACATCCACAGCCAACTGGGAGATATTGATCAA GATGTGGAGGTAGAAAAACAGTCTCACTTTGCCATTGTCAACATGAAGActgcaacaacagcaaca CTGCTGGTCCTGTCTCAGGTTGGCAAGGTGCTTGATGAAGTGGACTGGCTGATTGCCAGAAAGAAAAGCCAGACAGCCTCTGACAAAGCGGGCTCAG AAGAGGCCACACAGACTGCAGGTCAGCAGGATCCAGTGGAGAAAGCGGTGACACTGCAGCTTGGGACCCTTTTGACAGCTTTAAATGAGCTAGTCCAGACAGCCCTGCTGCCTGGCACCTGCACCATTACACTGCTGAGAGAGCTGAGTCGCACATACACCATCCTCACCACCCTGGTCAAATAT TACATCCAGGTGTGTTCCAGCCAGCACTGTGCACTACCTGCACGCATTGAGAAGCTG GTCAAACTGTCTGGCTCCCATCTAACGCCGCAGTGCTACTCTTTCATCACATTCGCACAG AATGGAGAATTCGGTGGTGGAGAtgacaagaagagaaagaaaaggggtGAAGTGAACACTGCTGCCTCT GCAAAGCTTCTGCGTGAGACAAAGGCCATTCCTAACTTGATCTTCAGCATTGAACAGTATGAGAAATACCTCATCACACTCTCAAAGAAATCAAAG GTAAATCTGATGCAGTACATGAAGCTGAGCACCTCAAGAGATTTCCGCATCAACGCTGCTACTCTGGACGCAGCCCTGCAGGAGCAGGACGACAGTCAGGAG ACCACAGAGTTACAGGACGCAGAGGAGACACAAGAACccaaacagaagaagagaaaacaatga
- the fanci gene encoding Fanconi anemia group I protein isoform X2 — translation MKAEMDKIVSLSDGDRTAELQKYLSSLTDDQLITVITNSALKGKKIGTMIKGIFKGSPPSSSEGSNRRLLLYQHCIPLCESGDLQTEVAADIIGLLMLETHTLSGASLAQLASLFVDAIKVGKMGSGKSLELFPTVLTALAACEALSYGKGELSGEEYKKQLINSLCASRWDPQCVIHLTTMFRDVPLSPEELQFLVEKVLRMFSKLDLQEIPPLVYQLLLLSAKGCKKQVLDGIISYFKVQDLRQEEEQKHGESLDLEVQSIPQDQLRHVEGTAILHIVFAIRLDHELGREFLKSFKTSYGDLCPFSVALLLSVARIQRYEEQVFEVLKGAIIKSFKDEQLQQGSKFLQDLLPGHCSVAQMILDTVKNSVFGWDHVTQGLVQLGFFLMDTFGPKPGPFGKTTEGSATVARTPTQLACKLGGRVLLQGFKMHEPIRGEILEQVLNRLVTKTASPVSHYLDLFSDIVVSAPMILLESSSKVTETFDHLSYLPLATVQGLLKAVQPLLKVSMSLKDALILVLRKAMFSSQLDGRKSAVTGFLLLLKNFKVLGSLASSQCSQAVSSSQVQVDVHSRYNSAANEAFCLEILSSLRRCLGQQADVRLMLYEGFYDVLRRNSQLASSIMQTLFSQLRRYYEPEQDLLPPVKLEPCITAHGEQVYLQEPLGHLVSCTVHCLLWLQNVHRSANLNAGDSDDDEEEEEGYQSELQTILESMTRRMIKSELEDFELDKSAEFSMGSSVGVKNNIYAVLVMGVYEVLMEYNYIKANYSKSHFEELIELFNRYHKLSEILKEKSGKGRVPSNKTPRSLLSVGFVSTLLTVLFRDSTQSREEALSVLRSNGEFVRYSVNVAVQKIQQLEETGHTDGPDGQNADKTFSFLCDMTSVLMWRYTNIPSVVEDGGKKEKRCSLSLLCLEGLLRIFTTCQQRYPDKMAQLLSTMEISEDDAEPDDGNVTEINFFYIRQFQRALFAQISRGEEEFNSKEAQLLVSILSVLSRQLKPSSQQFVQMITWTLKICKETSFEDSAFSKGLLSLLFSLHVLYKSPVSLLLDLCRDIHSQLGDIDQDVEVEKQSHFAIVNMKTATTATLLVLSQVGKVLDEVDWLIARKKSQTASDKAGSEEATQTAGQQDPVEKAVTLQLGTLLTALNELVQTALLPGTCTITLLRELSRTYTILTTLVKYYIQVCSSQHCALPARIEKLVKLSGSHLTPQCYSFITFAQNGEFGGGDDKKRKKRGEVNTAASAKLLRETKAIPNLIFSIEQYEKYLITLSKKSKVNLMQYMKLSTSRDFRINAATLDAALQEQDDSQEVSTILNLAASQTTDDTVFTLHTFTSVNKADPQYPDCGNC, via the exons ATGAAGGCTGAAATGGATAAAATCGTCTCACTGTCAGATGGAGACAGAACTGCCGAACTTCAAAAATACCTGTCCTCCCTTACAGATGACCAG CTAATCACTGTTATTACCAATAGCGCACTAAAGGGTAAGAAGATCGGTACCATGATTAAAGGCATATTTAAAG GCTCTCCACCCAGTTCCTCTGAGGGGTCAAACCGCAGACTCCTGCTTTATCAACACTGCATCCCCCTGTGTGAGTCTGGTGACCTCCAGACTGAGGTGGCAGCTGATATCATTGGACTGCTGATGCTTGAG ACTCACACATTGTCTGGAGCCTCTCTTGCACAACTGGCATCTCTTTTTGTTGACGCCATTAAGGTGGGAAAAATGGGCAGTGGGAAATCCTTGGAGCTATTTCCTACTGTGCTTACTGCTCTGGCAGCCTGTGAAGCCTTGTCATATGGCAAAG GTGAACTCAGTGGTGAGGAATACAAGAAACAGCTAATCAACAGCCTCTGTGCAAGCAG atgGGACCCACAATGTGTTATCCACCTGACGACCATGTTCAG GGACGTGCCCCTGTCACCAGAGGAGCTGCAGTTCCTGGTGGAGAAAGTACTGCGGATGTTCAGCAAATTAGATCTGCAAGAGATCCCGCCTCTAGTTTACCAGCTGCTGTTGTTATCAGcaaag GGTTGTAAGAAACAGGTCCTGGACGGAATCATCAGTTATTTTAAGGTGCAAGACCTTCGccaggaagaggagcagaaacATGGAGA GAGCCTGGATCTAGAGGTTCAGTCCATTCCACAGGACCAGCTAAGGCATGTGGAGGGCACTGCTATCCTCCACATAGTCTTTGCTATAAGACTCGACCATGAACTCGGGAGAGAATTCCTTAAAAGCTTTAAG acatcTTATGGGGACCTATGCCCTTTCAGCGTCGCCCTGTTGCTCTCGGTGGCACGTATCCAGCGTTACGAGGAGCAG GTTTTCGAGGTTTTGAAGGGGGCAATCATCAAGAGCTTCAAGGAcgagcagctgcagcaggggTCAAAGTTCCTGCAGGACCTCCTGCCTGGGCACTGTAGCGTCGCTCAGATGATACTAGACACAGTGAAGAACAG TGTGTTTGGTTGGGACCATGTGACTCAGGGGCTGGTGCAGCTGGGCTTCTTCCTCATGGACACATTTGGACCCAAACCTGGACCATTTGGCAAGACCACAGAAGGGTCCGCTACTGTAGCCAGGACCCCCACGCAGCTGGCATGTAAGCTTGGAGGTCGGGTGCTCTTGCAGGGCTTCAAG ATGCACGAGCCCATCCGAGGCGAGATATTGGAGCAAGTTCTGAATCGACTGGTCACAAAGACAGCCTCACCTGTCAGTCATTACTTAG ACCTTTTCTCTGACATTGTGGTCTCTGCTCCCATGATCCTCCTGGAGTCGTCATCAAAGGTGACAGAGACATTTGACCACCTGTCATACCTGCCCTTGGCAACTGTTCAGGGCCTACTAAAAGCTGTGCAG CCTCTGCTCAAGGTCAGCATGTCCTTGAAAGATGCCTTGATTCTAGTTCTCCGCAAGGCCATGTTTTCCAG CCAACTGGATGGAAGGAAATCTGCAGTGACTGGCTTCTTGTTGCTGCTGAAGAACTTCAAAGTGTTGGGCAGCTTGGCCTCGAGCCAGTGTAGCCAGGCAGTCTCCTCCAGCCAG GTCCAAGTAGACGTTCATTCTCGCTACAACTCTGCTGCCAATGAAGCGTTCTGTCTGGAGATCCTCAGCAGCCTGCGTCGCTGCCTGGGCCAGCAGGCTGATGTTCGCCTTATGCTCTATGAG GGTTTCTATGATGTTCTCCGTCGTAACTCCCAACTTGCAAGCTCCATCATGCAGACCCTTTTCTCACAG CTAAGGAGATACTACGAACCTGAACAAGACCTCCTGCCCCCCGTCAAACTGGAACCATGCATCACTGCTCATGGAGAGCAAGTCTACCTCCAGGAGCCACTG GGCCATCTGGTGAGCTGTACTGTCCACTGCCTGCTGTGGCTTCAAAACGTGCACCGATCAGCAAACCTCAACGCTGGTGACAGCGATgacgatgaggaggaggaggagggatacCAGTCTGAACTCCAGACAATCCTAGAGAGCATGACAAGACGCATGATCAAGAGTGAACTTGAGGACTTTGAACTG GACAAGTCAGCAGAGTTCTCCATGGGATCCAGTGTTGGGGTGAAGAATAATATCTATGCTGTGCTGGTGATGGGAGTGTATGAGGTCCTTATGGAGTACAACTATATTAAAGCCAATTACAG TAAAAGCCACTTTGAGGAGCTCATTGAGTTGTTCAATCGCTACCACAAGCTGTCTGAGATCCTGAAGGAGAAATCTGGAAAGGGTCGAGTGCCCTCGAACAAGACCCCTCGCAGTTTACTCTCTGTGGGCTTCGTATCAACTCTCCTCACTGTGCTCTTCAG agaCAGCactcagagcagagaggaggctCTTTCAGTGCTGCGCTCAAATGGAGAATTTGTGCGTTATTCAGTAAATGTGGCTGTGCAGAAGATCCAGCAGCTGGAGGAAACTGGACACACAGACGGCCCAGATGGACAGAACGCAGACAAGACTTTCAGCTTCCTCTGTGACATGACAAG TGTGCTGATGTGGCGCTACACCAACATCCCCAGCGTGGTGGAGGACggagggaagaaggagaagcGGTGCAGTCTGTCCTTGCTCTGTCTGGAGGGTCTGCTCAGGATCTTCACAACCTGCCAGCAGCGTTACCCAGACAAGATGGCCCAGCTCCTCTCTACCATGG AAATCTCCGAGGACGATGCCGAGCCAGACGACGGCAACGTCACAGAGATCAACTTCTTTTACATCAGACAGTTTCAG AGGGCGCTGTTCGCTCAGATAAGTAGGGGAGAGGAGGAATTTAACAGCAAAGAGGCTCAGCTGTTGGTCAGCATTTTGAGCGTACTCTCACGCCAGCTAAAGCCCTCCTCCCAACAG TTTGTTCAGATGATCACATGGACTCTGAAAATCTGCAAGGAGACCAGTTTTG aGGATTCTGCTTTCTCCAAGGGGCTGCTCTCACTTCTCTTCAGCCTGCATGTTCTCTATAAGAGCCCTGTGAGCCTGTTGCTGGATCTCTGCCGAGACATCCACAGCCAACTGGGAGATATTGATCAA GATGTGGAGGTAGAAAAACAGTCTCACTTTGCCATTGTCAACATGAAGActgcaacaacagcaaca CTGCTGGTCCTGTCTCAGGTTGGCAAGGTGCTTGATGAAGTGGACTGGCTGATTGCCAGAAAGAAAAGCCAGACAGCCTCTGACAAAGCGGGCTCAG AAGAGGCCACACAGACTGCAGGTCAGCAGGATCCAGTGGAGAAAGCGGTGACACTGCAGCTTGGGACCCTTTTGACAGCTTTAAATGAGCTAGTCCAGACAGCCCTGCTGCCTGGCACCTGCACCATTACACTGCTGAGAGAGCTGAGTCGCACATACACCATCCTCACCACCCTGGTCAAATAT TACATCCAGGTGTGTTCCAGCCAGCACTGTGCACTACCTGCACGCATTGAGAAGCTG GTCAAACTGTCTGGCTCCCATCTAACGCCGCAGTGCTACTCTTTCATCACATTCGCACAG AATGGAGAATTCGGTGGTGGAGAtgacaagaagagaaagaaaaggggtGAAGTGAACACTGCTGCCTCT GCAAAGCTTCTGCGTGAGACAAAGGCCATTCCTAACTTGATCTTCAGCATTGAACAGTATGAGAAATACCTCATCACACTCTCAAAGAAATCAAAG GTAAATCTGATGCAGTACATGAAGCTGAGCACCTCAAGAGATTTCCGCATCAACGCTGCTACTCTGGACGCAGCCCTGCAGGAGCAGGACGACAGTCAGGAGGTAAGTACCATCTTAAACCTGGCAGCTTCCCAAACGACAGATGATACTGTCTTTAccttacacacattcacatcagtCAATAAAGCTGATCCTCAATATCCAGACTGTGGTAACTGTTGA